The DNA segment TGTATTGAGCGGATCTCCGGTTTGATCGTCAGTATGCCATGCCTGTACCTGAAAAGCGATAAAGATAGCAACCCATTTGTTACGGGAAGGAAAGTGCAGCAGTAAGCCACCATCCTGATATACACCATTATCTTTTTTAAACCTACCCGAATTACCCTGATTCATATGTATATCATGAATACCATTTCCAGGAGTAAATCCGAAGTATTGATCCGGTTTATTTTCCTCTGGTCCCCATTTCTCACCAAATGCATAGACAACAGCATCTGTGTCATTGATGGCCTGTTGCACATAAAAGTCCAGCTTCTCATTCAGGTCATTATCGGCTCCCGGTTGATTGTAAGGAATGGGCTTCATTTCTTGTGTTGGAAACAAGTTACCCCGAATGAAGTCTAATGCGATACCTGCAGGTCTTGATGGTATCTTAGTATATCCATCTGGCAGATTGGCTTGCACAATATTATCTGTAATGGGATGTACGAAATTTTCATCCATGTAAAATAATACCTCGGGTGGACTTAACTGTGACATTACGTTGATAGCAATACGGTGGTGCTCTGTTCCAGCCAGAATATGGATCTGGAAATGTTCATGGGAAGGAGACGCCATTTCCCGTTCGATAGCCTTACCTTTTAATACCCCATAGTTCTTTAACATAGTAAATGGTTGATTATCTGTTGCCTACTCTTATATGGCTGTTTTCGGCATCCCAGCTGGTTGTACAACTTTGTGTTTCTTCTTATTAGTATTTCATTACAGGGAAAAAGTAATATCTTTTACCAAAAACTATCCTCCTTATACCCCAGAAATCAAGGCAATACCAACTAATAAATCAATACCTCATTTTAGGTATTCTACCGAATGTAAAAATTAATTGACATACAAATCTATATGTCCGTTTATGAAGCATCTGTGTCCGCAGCCGGACATACACATACACTACAACGTACTCAAATACAGACACATGCATAGAAAAACAGCTTTGGCAGTATATTTGTACGACAAAATAGAAAATAATATATCATACCATATTTATGCGTCGGACATATTTAGGCGAACTGGAAGAAATGATACTCTTAATGGTAGCTATCCTTGATGGAGAAGCGTATGGAGTAACCGTTAGTCAGCAACTCGAACAACACACAGGCAGGCAATTAACCTTTGGCACAGTCCATAATACACTGATTCGCCTGGAAGAGAAAGGGTTTGTAGCATCACATCTGGGAGGAGCTACTACAGAAAGAGGAGGACGAAGAAAACGTTTTTTCACTCTGACTGCCTTAGGTAGCAGAGCCCTGCAGGATGTTCAGGAGTTACGCAATCAGCTTTGGC comes from the Xanthocytophaga agilis genome and includes:
- a CDS encoding DUF2278 family protein, whose product is MLKNYGVLKGKAIEREMASPSHEHFQIHILAGTEHHRIAINVMSQLSPPEVLFYMDENFVHPITDNIVQANLPDGYTKIPSRPAGIALDFIRGNLFPTQEMKPIPYNQPGADNDLNEKLDFYVQQAINDTDAVVYAFGEKWGPEENKPDQYFGFTPGNGIHDIHMNQGNSGRFKKDNGVYQDGGLLLHFPSRNKWVAIFIAFQVQAWHTDDQTGDPLNTLPPDHPQQPESKTPVRIIAAMVNPSKDDVGKEFVVLFNSDNEAIALHNWRIADKAKLYDVLGNIFIEAHTSLKVRLSGNGAQLSNKGGIISLLDQEGNKIDGVSYTKEQASVENRLIQF
- a CDS encoding PadR family transcriptional regulator; this translates as MRRTYLGELEEMILLMVAILDGEAYGVTVSQQLEQHTGRQLTFGTVHNTLIRLEEKGFVASHLGGATTERGGRRKRFFTLTALGSRALQDVQELRNQLWQMVPPHALQVNGL